A window of Armatimonadota bacterium contains these coding sequences:
- a CDS encoding fumarate hydratase translates to MREIAAADITGLVARLCIDANYRLPPDVMAALERARAEEESPLGRDILGQLIENARLAEREGLPMCQDCGVAVVFVELGAQACITGVPLEEAVNVGVRRGYAEGRLRKSVVASPLARTNTGDNTPAIMHLRQVEGDRVRVVVAPKGAGSENMSALAMLRPADGREGIERFVVKVVERAGASACPPLVVGVGLGGNFERCALLAKEALLRPLGGPHADD, encoded by the coding sequence GTGCGCGAAATCGCAGCCGCCGACATCACCGGGTTGGTCGCCCGCTTGTGCATTGACGCCAACTACCGCCTGCCCCCGGACGTGATGGCGGCCCTCGAACGTGCCCGCGCCGAGGAGGAATCGCCGCTGGGCCGCGACATCCTCGGGCAGCTGATCGAGAACGCGCGCTTGGCGGAGCGCGAGGGGCTGCCCATGTGCCAGGACTGCGGGGTGGCGGTCGTATTCGTGGAGCTCGGGGCGCAGGCCTGCATCACCGGCGTTCCTCTGGAAGAGGCGGTCAATGTCGGCGTTCGCCGGGGCTATGCCGAAGGGCGCCTGCGCAAGTCCGTCGTCGCCAGCCCGCTGGCGCGCACCAATACCGGGGACAATACGCCCGCCATCATGCATCTGCGGCAGGTCGAGGGCGACCGCGTGCGCGTCGTCGTCGCGCCCAAGGGTGCGGGCTCGGAGAACATGAGCGCGCTGGCGATGCTCCGCCCCGCCGACGGGAGGGAAGGAATCGAGCGCTTTGTGGTGAAGGTGGTCGAGCGAGCGGGCGCCAGCGCGTGTCCCCCGCTGGTGGTAGGTGTCGGCCTCGGCGGCAACTTCGAGCGCTGCGCCCTGCTGGCCAAAGAGGCGCTGCTGCGCCCGCTGGGCGGTCCTCATGCCGACGAC